In one window of Gadus chalcogrammus isolate NIFS_2021 chromosome 12, NIFS_Gcha_1.0, whole genome shotgun sequence DNA:
- the LOC130393666 gene encoding uncharacterized protein LOC130393666, giving the protein MELPINMAKRAAYFSDLDLQVLLESYDEEKGVIMRKCNTKASSIMRNKAWQRIADRVNSCNPTAPKRTREQVKMKYKNVIQAANRKRADSRQTGSGPPITFTTVEELALTINAGRPGMEGIPGGTSSESPGPSPSTVNPLVEYQDGVLLLIEPATNPPVYASPEADENIAMDGSERTETVVEEAAGTSGSQYQHLTTKELYRLHLQREIAKADLQMEYTKLLIEQLKNKND; this is encoded by the exons atggaattACCGAtcaatatggcgaaacgggccgcatATTTCTCAGATCTCgacctccaggttctcctggagagttACGATGAGGAAAAGGGAGTGATAATGAGGAAATGCAACACTAAAGCATCTTCCATAATGAGAAATAAAGCCTGGCAGAGGATAGCTGACCGCGTAAATTC ATGTAATCCGACGGCCCCCAAACGAACTCGGGAACAagtaaaaatgaaatacaaaaacgttatacaagctg ccaATCGTAAGagggccgacagtcggcagactggatcggGCCCTCCAATTACCTTCACCACGGTTGAGGAGCTGGCTCTAACCATTAAtgcagggcgccctggcatggaggggatacctggaggtacctcctcCGAGAGTCCGGGGCCATCTCCGTCCACTGTCaacccactggttgaat atcaagacgGAGTATTGCTTTTAATCGAGCCGGCTACGAATCCTCCAGTTTATGCAAGTCCG GAGGCCGATGAAAATATTGCCATGGATGGGTCTGAAAGAACTGAG ACTGTGGTCGAGGAAGCGGCGGGTACATCAGGGTCGCAATATCAGCAT TTGACTACTAAAGAATTATATCGACTTCATCTTCAGCGGGAAATCGCTAAGGCTGATTTGCAAATGGAGTACACGAAGCTGCTGATAGAG CAACTAAAGAATAAAAATGATTGA